The Hymenobacter sp. DG01 genome has a segment encoding these proteins:
- a CDS encoding LytTR family DNA-binding domain-containing protein — protein sequence MPATATPLRALIIEDEPLAARRLTELLRKQPQPIEVVGTAESVAEAEALLHAVRPAPDVLFLDIHLADGLSFELFERLDIQSPVIFTTAYDKYALRAFKVNSVDYLLKPIDPEELTAALQKLERQRQATTPAFDANLLAQVLRQAQPAKEYKSRFVVRVGEHLKAIPVEQIAYFASLEKVTLLHTREGRKFVVDYTLEQLEGMLDPTEFFRLNRAYLAHAEAIHDIIHYTNSRLQTILKPTAPDNDTVLVSREKVAAFKAWLDR from the coding sequence ATGCCTGCAACCGCTACCCCACTCCGCGCCCTGATTATTGAAGATGAGCCCCTGGCCGCCCGCCGCCTTACGGAGCTGCTGCGCAAGCAGCCCCAGCCGATAGAGGTAGTGGGCACGGCGGAATCGGTGGCGGAAGCGGAGGCCCTGCTGCACGCCGTTCGCCCGGCGCCCGACGTGTTGTTTCTGGACATCCACCTGGCTGATGGGCTGAGCTTCGAGCTGTTTGAGCGCCTCGACATCCAGAGTCCGGTCATCTTCACCACCGCTTACGACAAGTACGCCCTGCGCGCCTTCAAGGTGAACAGCGTGGACTACCTGCTCAAGCCCATCGACCCCGAGGAACTCACGGCGGCCCTGCAGAAGCTGGAGCGCCAGCGCCAGGCCACTACCCCCGCCTTCGACGCCAACCTGCTGGCTCAGGTGCTGCGCCAGGCCCAGCCCGCCAAGGAGTATAAGTCTAGGTTTGTGGTACGGGTGGGGGAGCATCTGAAAGCTATTCCGGTGGAGCAGATTGCCTACTTCGCCAGCCTCGAAAAAGTGACCCTGCTGCACACCCGCGAGGGCCGCAAATTTGTGGTGGACTATACCCTGGAACAGCTCGAAGGCATGCTCGACCCCACGGAGTTTTTTCGCCTCAACCGCGCCTACCTGGCCCACGCCGAAGCCATTCACGACATCATCCACTACACTAACTCCCGCCTCCAAACCATCCTCAAACCCACCGCCCCCGACAACGACACCGTGCTGGTAAGCCGCGAGAAAGTGGCTGCTTTCAAAGCATGGCTGGATCGGTGA
- a CDS encoding LytTR family DNA-binding domain-containing protein, producing MTVLLLEDEYPAAERLQRLLLQAAPEAQVLAVLDSVSGAVQWLSTNPAPDLILSDIQLADGLSLDVFDQLVVRSPVIFTTAYDAYAIRAFKANSVDYLLKPVKLVELQAALTKLREWRTAPSETASLPTPAPTDDTARRLERLLDALPRPDRQYKTRFLVRSGEQLLPLAVSQVAWFQSRHETTTLATIDNRRFMVDYTLEQLESLLDPTLFFRLNRQFIAQLPAVQRLHPHFNGKLLLELQPAPTDEVLVSREKAGAVKCWLEG from the coding sequence ATGACCGTTCTGCTGCTCGAAGATGAATACCCCGCCGCCGAGCGGCTTCAACGCCTGCTGCTGCAAGCCGCGCCCGAAGCCCAGGTGCTGGCCGTGCTCGACAGCGTAAGCGGTGCCGTGCAGTGGCTCAGCACCAACCCGGCTCCCGACCTCATCCTCTCCGATATTCAGCTGGCCGACGGGCTGAGCCTGGACGTGTTCGATCAGCTGGTGGTGCGCAGCCCCGTCATCTTCACCACGGCCTACGATGCCTACGCCATCCGAGCGTTCAAGGCCAACAGCGTGGACTACCTCCTGAAACCCGTGAAACTCGTGGAGCTGCAGGCCGCCCTCACCAAGCTACGGGAGTGGCGCACTGCTCCTTCGGAAACCGCCTCACTGCCTACCCCGGCCCCCACAGATGATACTGCGCGCCGCTTGGAGCGCCTGCTCGATGCCCTACCCCGCCCCGACCGCCAGTACAAAACCCGCTTTTTGGTGCGCAGCGGCGAGCAACTCCTACCCCTCGCCGTGAGCCAAGTAGCCTGGTTTCAGAGCCGCCACGAAACCACTACCCTCGCCACCATCGACAACCGCCGCTTCATGGTGGATTACACCCTGGAGCAGCTGGAAAGTCTGCTGGACCCTACCCTATTCTTTCGCCTCAACCGCCAGTTCATTGCCCAGTTGCCCGCCGTGCAGCGCCTGCACCCGCACTTCAACGGCAAACTGCTGCTGGAGTTGCAGCCCGCCCCCACCGACGAGGTGCTGGTCAGCCGGGAGAAAGCGGGGGCGGTGAAATGCTGGCTGGAAGGGTAA
- a CDS encoding sensor histidine kinase, with protein MPEPTARPAAIRLNDRLFLLFGIPIMALLALLPRGLLRVASVTEFFIAWGISLVFTSVFWLLGRTLWLMLFRRFPRVEQTQPRLWLLGLGSIVITMGAQAVLLATTSKLMGGTGQLPFPDLLHEFGLNLIPTIIVQLVYESSNYFRQWAENVRRAEQIQSAGVRSQLEALQSQLDPHFLFNSLNTLSALIEPENEPAQQFVEQLSDVYRYVLLTRDKTTVPLFEELAFVDTFLALHKVRFRDNLRVTRAVPPETLGHLVAPLSIQLLVENALKHNVASQQHPLELRLSADIATGYFTVENTQRPRTAGLAPGTGTGLRNVRHRYELLQAPRPVEVSAEGGWFRVRLPLLSTR; from the coding sequence ATGCCTGAGCCTACCGCGCGCCCTGCTGCCATCCGCCTGAACGACCGGCTCTTTCTGCTGTTTGGCATTCCGATTATGGCATTGCTGGCGCTGCTGCCCCGAGGGCTGCTACGCGTTGCGTCGGTCACTGAGTTTTTCATAGCCTGGGGAATTTCGCTGGTATTTACGAGCGTGTTCTGGCTGCTGGGGCGCACCCTGTGGCTGATGCTGTTCCGGCGCTTCCCCCGAGTAGAGCAAACCCAGCCGCGGCTATGGCTGCTGGGCCTGGGCAGCATCGTCATTACGATGGGCGCCCAGGCCGTGCTCCTGGCAACCACCAGCAAGCTGATGGGTGGCACTGGACAGCTACCGTTCCCCGACCTGCTGCACGAGTTTGGCCTTAATCTGATTCCCACCATCATTGTTCAGCTTGTTTACGAAAGCTCCAACTACTTTCGGCAGTGGGCGGAGAACGTGCGCCGAGCCGAGCAGATCCAAAGCGCCGGGGTGCGAAGTCAGCTCGAAGCCCTGCAGAGTCAGCTCGACCCGCATTTCCTGTTCAACTCCCTGAATACCCTCTCGGCTCTCATTGAGCCTGAAAATGAGCCGGCCCAGCAGTTCGTGGAGCAGCTCTCGGATGTGTACCGCTACGTGCTCCTCACCCGCGACAAAACCACCGTGCCCCTCTTCGAGGAGCTGGCTTTTGTTGATACTTTTTTGGCCCTGCACAAAGTCCGCTTCCGGGATAATCTGCGCGTAACCAGGGCTGTTCCGCCCGAGACGCTAGGCCACCTGGTAGCTCCACTCAGCATTCAATTACTGGTAGAAAACGCACTAAAGCACAATGTAGCCTCCCAACAGCATCCCCTGGAACTGCGTCTCTCCGCCGATATCGCCACCGGTTACTTCACAGTCGAGAATACCCAGCGCCCCCGCACCGCCGGCCTCGCGCCCGGCACCGGCACGGGCCTCCGCAACGTGCGTCACCGCTACGAGCTACTGCAAGCGCCCAGGCCAGTAGAAGTCAGCGCGGAAGGCGGCTGGTTTCGGGTGCGACTGCCGCTATTATCGACGCGCTAG
- a CDS encoding alpha/beta fold hydrolase, with protein sequence MTSTRFRLHFLFLACFLLLTGLGQSWAQLKTPALRQGATTLLTSDSVQLFVQVAGKGTPCVFVHGGPGAGSYSFEKLGGNRLEDGLQMIYLDQRGSGRSASSPRKDYSMARMVQDLEELRQHLGLQKWVVMAHSFGGTIAMAYAAKYSERVQGLVLVNSVLNPSASLEAMLQYGTSLLPPTEQPNPNIPMMQRFGMVMGALQQKKLACQLQYSTDSLAARASQVVRAVPANQDFATQVFSGRLPDYGQDYAPVTAQIKVPALIIVGQDDRTTGTTAQSFRFPKQQTVTLPGKHYSFLEQPARFRQAVVSFVQKLPR encoded by the coding sequence ATGACCAGCACCCGTTTCCGTCTGCACTTCCTGTTTCTTGCCTGCTTTCTGCTGCTGACTGGCCTAGGCCAGTCGTGGGCCCAGCTTAAAACACCTGCTTTGCGCCAGGGGGCTACTACGCTGCTGACGTCTGACTCGGTGCAGCTGTTTGTGCAGGTGGCGGGCAAGGGCACGCCTTGTGTGTTTGTGCACGGCGGGCCGGGCGCGGGCAGCTACTCGTTCGAGAAGCTGGGCGGCAACCGGCTGGAAGATGGGCTGCAGATGATTTACCTCGACCAGCGGGGTAGCGGACGCTCGGCCAGCTCTCCGCGTAAAGACTACTCCATGGCTCGCATGGTGCAGGACTTGGAAGAATTACGCCAGCACCTGGGGCTGCAGAAGTGGGTGGTAATGGCGCACTCGTTTGGCGGCACCATTGCCATGGCCTACGCCGCCAAATACTCCGAGCGGGTGCAGGGCTTGGTGCTGGTAAACAGCGTACTCAACCCCTCGGCCTCGCTGGAGGCTATGCTGCAGTATGGCACCTCCCTGCTACCCCCAACTGAGCAGCCGAACCCCAACATCCCCATGATGCAGCGCTTTGGCATGGTGATGGGCGCCCTGCAGCAAAAAAAACTGGCCTGCCAGCTCCAATACTCCACCGATTCGCTGGCTGCCCGCGCCAGTCAGGTAGTCCGCGCCGTACCTGCCAATCAGGATTTTGCCACCCAGGTATTCAGCGGCCGCCTGCCCGACTACGGCCAAGACTACGCGCCTGTCACCGCCCAAATCAAGGTGCCCGCCCTCATCATTGTAGGCCAGGACGACCGCACCACGGGCACCACTGCGCAGTCGTTCCGGTTTCCGAAGCAGCAGACTGTGACGCTGCCGGGCAAGCACTATTCGTTTCTGGAGCAGCCCGCGCGGTTTCGGCAGGCGGTGGTTAGCTTCGTGCAGAAACTTCCCCGCTAG
- the leuB gene encoding 3-isopropylmalate dehydrogenase — protein MGILSKRIVVLPGDGIGPEVCSEAVRVLRAVSSRFGHEFEFDYQLMGACAIDATGSPLPDATLEACRRADAVLLGAIGDPKYDNDPTAKVRPEQGLLGLRKSLGLYANIRPITAYDQLLEHSPLKAERIQGTDILIFRELTGGIYFGEKGRSEDRTWAYDHCTYSRDEILRIAHRAFKAAETRRHQLTLVDKANVLETSRLWRETVQSIAPEYPSVALDYLFVDNAAMQIILNPKQFDVILTENMFGDIISDEASVIAGSLGLLPSASVGDGAALFEPIHGSYPQAKGKGIANPIATILSAALLLDHFNLQEEADCVRDAVQHALDQGVVTPELNPATLYTTEQVGNFIAYSVLDIADCEVHRNNIKLGMSTII, from the coding sequence ATGGGTATTCTAAGCAAACGCATTGTAGTGTTGCCGGGCGACGGCATTGGTCCGGAGGTGTGTAGCGAGGCCGTGCGCGTGCTGCGGGCCGTGTCCAGCCGCTTCGGACACGAGTTTGAGTTTGACTACCAACTCATGGGCGCCTGCGCCATTGATGCTACTGGCTCGCCCCTTCCTGATGCCACCCTGGAAGCCTGCCGCCGCGCCGACGCCGTGTTGCTCGGGGCCATCGGTGACCCCAAGTACGACAACGACCCCACGGCTAAAGTGCGCCCCGAGCAGGGCCTGCTAGGCCTGCGCAAGTCGCTTGGCCTGTACGCCAACATTCGCCCCATCACGGCCTACGACCAACTGCTGGAACACTCCCCGCTGAAAGCCGAGCGCATCCAAGGCACCGACATTCTCATCTTCCGGGAGCTGACCGGTGGTATCTACTTCGGTGAGAAAGGCCGCTCCGAGGACCGTACCTGGGCCTACGACCACTGCACGTACTCGCGAGATGAAATTCTGCGTATTGCGCACCGGGCCTTCAAAGCCGCCGAAACGCGCCGCCACCAACTCACGCTGGTAGATAAAGCCAACGTGCTCGAAACTTCCCGCCTGTGGCGCGAGACCGTGCAAAGCATTGCGCCCGAGTATCCCAGCGTAGCTCTTGACTACCTCTTCGTAGACAACGCGGCCATGCAGATCATTCTCAACCCAAAGCAGTTCGACGTTATCCTGACCGAGAACATGTTCGGGGATATTATTTCCGATGAGGCCTCGGTAATTGCCGGCTCCCTGGGCCTGCTGCCGTCGGCGTCAGTGGGGGATGGGGCGGCCCTGTTCGAGCCTATCCACGGCTCCTACCCCCAGGCCAAGGGCAAAGGCATTGCCAACCCCATTGCTACCATCCTTTCGGCCGCCCTGCTCCTCGACCACTTCAACCTGCAAGAAGAAGCCGACTGCGTGCGCGACGCCGTGCAGCACGCCCTCGACCAGGGGGTAGTAACGCCGGAGCTGAACCCCGCCACCCTCTACACCACCGAGCAGGTAGGCAACTTCATTGCCTACAGCGTGCTGGATATTGCCGACTGTGAGGTGCACCGCAACAACATCAAGCTCGGTATGAGCACGATTATCTAA
- the leuD gene encoding 3-isopropylmalate dehydratase small subunit → MEKFQTLRSGVVPLPIENVDTDQIIPARFLKATTREGFGANLFADWRYTADGQPKPDFVLNDARYLGHQILLAGKNFGCGSSREHAAWALYDAGFRVVISSYFADIFRGNALNTGLLPLQVSDEVLQGLFEVVSQDPQAALTVDLQAQTLTVPGWAEVIHFELDPYKKECLINGYDDIDFLISQEAAITAFEQQRSWVF, encoded by the coding sequence ATGGAAAAATTCCAAACACTACGCTCTGGCGTGGTGCCTCTTCCGATAGAAAATGTGGATACGGACCAGATTATTCCGGCGCGCTTTCTGAAGGCGACGACTCGTGAAGGATTTGGTGCCAACCTATTTGCCGACTGGCGCTATACCGCCGACGGGCAGCCTAAGCCGGATTTTGTGCTGAACGATGCCCGCTACCTAGGCCACCAGATTCTGCTAGCGGGCAAGAACTTCGGGTGCGGATCCAGCCGGGAACACGCGGCCTGGGCTTTGTATGACGCAGGTTTTCGGGTGGTTATCAGCAGCTACTTCGCCGATATTTTCCGGGGCAATGCACTCAACACCGGCCTACTGCCCCTGCAGGTTTCTGACGAGGTATTGCAAGGTCTGTTTGAGGTAGTATCCCAGGACCCGCAGGCCGCTTTGACGGTGGATTTGCAGGCGCAAACCCTTACGGTACCGGGCTGGGCCGAGGTGATTCACTTCGAACTGGACCCTTACAAAAAAGAGTGCCTGATCAACGGGTACGACGACATCGATTTTCTCATTAGCCAGGAGGCGGCCATCACGGCTTTTGAACAGCAACGGTCATGGGTATTCTAA
- the leuC gene encoding 3-isopropylmalate dehydratase large subunit: MAKTLFDKIWDAHVVREVAGGLTVFYIDRHLIHEVTSPQAFEELTARGLTLRRPEQIVATADHNVPTRHQDQPIQDPLSRSQVDKLTENCAKFGVELYGLGHQYQGIVHVIGPELGITQPGLTIVCGDSHTSTHGAFGTIAFGIGTSQVTQVMASQCLLLDKPKRMRITLDGDLRPGVTAKDLILYVISQLGTGGATGYFVEYAGSAIRGLSMEGRMTVCNMSIEMGARGGLIAPDATTFDYLEGRRFAPQGENWDHAVAYWQTLYSDEDAVFDAELQFDASAIQPMITYGTNPGMGIPLSASIPVLNGGSEATSFDKSLRYMGFQPGESLLGKEINYVFIGSCTNSRIEDLRTVAAYVRGKQKAAHVEAIIVPGSKQVEQQAIAEGLDKVLADAGFELREPGCSACLAMNDDKIPAGAYCVSTSNRNFEGRQGPGARTLLASPLVAAITAVEGRLVDITQYLN; the protein is encoded by the coding sequence ATGGCTAAGACCTTATTTGATAAAATTTGGGACGCGCACGTGGTGCGCGAAGTAGCCGGCGGCCTCACGGTGTTTTACATCGACCGCCATCTGATTCACGAAGTAACCAGCCCCCAGGCGTTTGAAGAGCTAACGGCCCGCGGCCTCACCCTGCGCCGCCCGGAGCAGATAGTAGCTACCGCCGACCACAACGTGCCCACGCGCCACCAGGATCAGCCGATTCAGGACCCACTGTCCCGCTCCCAAGTGGATAAGCTCACCGAGAACTGCGCCAAGTTTGGCGTGGAGCTGTATGGCCTGGGTCACCAATACCAGGGCATTGTGCACGTAATTGGGCCGGAGCTGGGCATCACGCAGCCCGGCCTGACCATAGTGTGCGGCGACAGCCACACCTCCACGCACGGCGCCTTTGGCACCATTGCTTTCGGCATTGGCACCAGTCAGGTAACGCAGGTGATGGCCTCACAATGCCTGTTGCTCGACAAGCCCAAGCGCATGCGCATTACTCTGGACGGCGACCTGCGGCCCGGCGTAACGGCCAAAGATTTGATTCTGTACGTGATTTCGCAGCTGGGCACCGGCGGTGCCACCGGCTACTTCGTGGAGTACGCGGGCAGCGCCATTCGGGGCCTGAGCATGGAAGGCCGCATGACGGTCTGCAATATGAGCATTGAAATGGGCGCCCGCGGCGGACTCATTGCGCCGGATGCTACCACGTTCGACTATCTGGAAGGGCGCCGCTTTGCGCCCCAGGGCGAGAACTGGGACCACGCCGTGGCCTACTGGCAGACCCTTTACTCGGATGAAGATGCCGTGTTTGATGCGGAGCTGCAGTTCGATGCCTCGGCCATTCAGCCCATGATTACCTACGGCACCAACCCCGGCATGGGCATTCCGCTCTCGGCCAGCATTCCAGTGCTCAACGGGGGTAGCGAGGCCACCAGCTTTGATAAGTCACTGCGCTACATGGGCTTCCAGCCGGGCGAGTCGTTGCTGGGCAAGGAAATCAACTATGTGTTCATCGGGAGCTGCACCAACTCGCGCATTGAGGATTTGCGCACGGTAGCGGCCTACGTGCGGGGCAAGCAGAAAGCAGCCCACGTAGAGGCCATCATCGTGCCCGGCTCCAAGCAAGTGGAGCAGCAGGCCATTGCCGAAGGCCTCGACAAGGTGCTGGCCGACGCCGGCTTCGAGCTGCGCGAACCGGGCTGCAGCGCCTGCCTCGCCATGAACGACGACAAGATTCCGGCCGGCGCCTATTGTGTCTCTACTTCCAACCGCAACTTCGAAGGCCGCCAGGGCCCCGGCGCCCGCACCTTGCTTGCCAGCCCACTGGTAGCAGCTATTACCGCCGTGGAAGGCCGCTTGGTTGACATCACGCAGTATTTGAACTAG
- a CDS encoding 2-isopropylmalate synthase has translation MATQKIHIFDTTLRDGEQVPGCKLNRDEKLLIARQLELLGVDVIEAGFPVSSPGDFAAVAAIAAQTRYATVCGLSRAVENDILTAAEALKSAKYPRIHTGIGTSDSHIKFKLCTTPEKVLERAVAAVKLAKSFVEDVEFYAEDAGRTGNEFLARVCEAAIRAGATVLNIPDTTGYCLPSEYGAKIKYLVDNVRGIEHVRLSTHCHNDLGMATANSIAGVLNGAQQVECTINGVGERAGNTALEEAVMVLRQHPYLNFETGINTKLLAETSAMVSHLMSMPVQPNKAIVGANAFSHSSGIHQDGVIKHRETYEIIDPREVGMPDSAIVLTARSGRAALAYRLQKIGYDFDRTALNKAYASFLVLADRQKEVVDEDLHVMVEQEQLVTVS, from the coding sequence ATGGCAACTCAGAAAATCCACATCTTCGACACGACCCTGCGCGACGGGGAACAGGTGCCGGGCTGCAAGCTGAACCGCGACGAGAAACTCCTCATTGCCCGACAGCTAGAGCTACTCGGCGTCGACGTGATTGAGGCGGGTTTTCCAGTGTCGAGCCCCGGCGACTTTGCGGCAGTGGCAGCCATTGCAGCCCAGACGCGCTACGCTACGGTCTGCGGCCTTTCGAGGGCGGTGGAGAATGACATACTCACGGCCGCTGAGGCGTTGAAATCAGCCAAATACCCGCGCATTCACACCGGTATTGGCACCTCCGATTCGCACATCAAGTTCAAGCTCTGCACTACCCCCGAGAAAGTGCTGGAGCGGGCGGTGGCGGCCGTGAAGCTGGCCAAGTCCTTCGTGGAAGACGTGGAGTTTTACGCGGAAGACGCGGGGCGCACAGGTAACGAGTTTCTGGCCCGAGTCTGCGAGGCCGCTATTCGCGCCGGTGCTACTGTGCTGAACATTCCGGATACCACCGGCTACTGTTTGCCCAGCGAGTATGGGGCCAAGATCAAGTACTTGGTGGATAACGTGCGTGGCATTGAGCACGTGCGCCTTTCCACTCACTGCCACAACGATTTGGGCATGGCTACGGCCAACTCTATTGCTGGCGTGCTCAACGGTGCTCAGCAGGTAGAATGCACCATTAACGGCGTAGGCGAGCGGGCCGGCAATACGGCCCTGGAAGAGGCGGTGATGGTGCTGCGACAGCACCCCTACCTCAACTTCGAGACCGGCATTAACACCAAACTGCTCGCCGAAACCTCGGCCATGGTGTCGCACCTGATGAGCATGCCGGTGCAGCCCAACAAGGCCATTGTGGGCGCCAACGCTTTTTCGCACTCCAGCGGCATCCATCAGGATGGCGTTATCAAGCACCGCGAAACCTACGAAATCATCGACCCGCGCGAAGTGGGCATGCCCGATTCGGCCATTGTGCTGACGGCCCGCTCCGGCCGTGCGGCCCTGGCCTACCGCCTCCAGAAAATCGGCTACGACTTCGACCGTACTGCTCTCAACAAGGCCTACGCCTCCTTCCTCGTGCTGGCCGACCGCCAGAAAGAAGTGGTTGACGAGGACTTGCACGTGATGGTGGAGCAGGAGCAGCTCGTTACCGTCAGCTAA
- a CDS encoding 3' terminal RNA ribose 2'-O-methyltransferase Hen1, whose product MLLTITTTHQPATDLGYLLHKNPARLQSLDIAAGQAHIFYPKATPERCTVALLLDIDPVALVRSHRGPAGEGFALEQYVNDRPYVASSFLSTALSKAFNTAMNGTCKDRPELPEVLLPLEATVAVMPAANAEQLQRLFSPLGYEVTTEAHALDPTVPEWGDSRYFTLRLRHAALRLQDLLSHLYVLIPVLDNDKHYWVNASEAEKLLHRGAAWLPQHPDREFITRRYLRNLAQYVNPTLERLLEGDEPLDDEAADFERLETEASVGAEATQALGQSAAREKQSLHDIRLDRVAEEIRRLGAKSVLDLGCGEGKLVRRLLAIPHVEHVLGMDVSHRELQRAQDRLHVAEMPPRQRERLTLTQGSLLYHDPRLSGYDAAAVVEVIEHLDESRLAAFEQVVFARARPGAVLVTTPNADYNQRYETLSAGQFRHTDHRFEWTQAQFREWAAGVAERNGYRVRVEPLGPEAPEVGAPSQLAVFER is encoded by the coding sequence ATGCTATTAACCATTACCACCACCCATCAACCGGCCACTGATTTAGGCTATCTGCTGCATAAGAACCCGGCCCGGCTACAGTCCCTGGACATTGCGGCGGGACAGGCGCATATCTTTTATCCGAAGGCTACCCCCGAGCGCTGCACGGTGGCCCTGCTACTCGATATCGACCCTGTGGCCCTGGTGCGTAGCCACCGCGGCCCGGCCGGCGAAGGTTTCGCGCTGGAACAGTATGTAAACGACCGGCCCTATGTAGCCTCCTCGTTTCTAAGCACGGCTCTGTCCAAGGCGTTCAATACCGCCATGAACGGCACCTGCAAGGACCGCCCGGAGCTGCCCGAGGTGCTGCTACCCCTGGAAGCTACCGTAGCCGTAATGCCCGCCGCCAACGCCGAGCAGCTGCAGCGCCTGTTCAGCCCCCTGGGCTACGAAGTAACCACCGAGGCCCATGCCCTGGACCCCACGGTGCCCGAGTGGGGCGACAGCCGCTACTTCACGCTGCGCTTGCGTCACGCTGCCTTGCGCCTGCAGGACCTGCTTTCCCACCTATATGTGCTGATTCCGGTGCTCGACAACGACAAGCACTACTGGGTAAATGCCAGCGAGGCCGAGAAGCTGCTGCACCGGGGCGCTGCTTGGCTACCCCAGCACCCGGATCGGGAGTTTATAACCCGCCGCTACCTGCGCAACCTAGCCCAGTACGTGAATCCTACCCTGGAGCGGCTGCTGGAAGGTGACGAGCCTTTGGACGACGAAGCTGCTGATTTTGAGCGGCTGGAAACCGAGGCCTCCGTGGGTGCCGAGGCAACTCAGGCCCTAGGCCAGTCGGCAGCCCGGGAAAAGCAAAGCCTGCACGATATACGCCTGGACCGGGTGGCGGAGGAAATCCGACGTCTGGGCGCCAAGAGTGTGCTGGATTTGGGCTGCGGCGAAGGCAAGCTAGTACGCCGGCTGCTGGCTATTCCGCACGTAGAGCATGTGTTGGGAATGGACGTTTCGCATCGGGAGCTGCAGCGGGCCCAAGACCGGCTGCACGTAGCCGAAATGCCCCCACGCCAGCGCGAGCGACTGACGCTCACCCAAGGCTCTTTGCTCTACCACGACCCGCGCCTGAGTGGCTATGATGCTGCCGCCGTGGTGGAGGTGATTGAGCACCTAGATGAAAGCCGTTTGGCCGCCTTCGAGCAGGTAGTATTTGCCCGGGCCCGCCCCGGCGCAGTGCTGGTTACTACCCCCAACGCCGACTACAACCAGCGCTACGAAACCCTCTCCGCCGGTCAGTTCCGGCATACCGACCACCGCTTCGAGTGGACGCAGGCGCAGTTTCGGGAGTGGGCCGCTGGCGTGGCTGAGCGCAACGGCTACCGAGTGCGGGTAGAGCCGCTGGGGCCGGAAGCGCCCGAAGTAGGGGCCCCGTCCCAGCTCGCGGTGTTCGAGCGGTAA